One window from the genome of Methylomarinovum caldicuralii encodes:
- the purD gene encoding phosphoribosylamine--glycine ligase codes for MKILIVGSGGREHALAWKMARSTGVKRVYVAPGNAGTALEPNIDNVAIGATDLPDLADFAASEGIDLTVVGPEAPLVAGIVDVFRQRGLRCFGPTRAAARLEGSKAFCKDFMQRHGIPTARYATFTEPEAAIAHIRRCGAPIVVKADGLAAGKGVVVARSEDEAIAAVRDMMAAGVFGEAGRRVVVEEFLEGEEASFMVMADGENILTLATSQDHKPLLDGDRGPNTGGMGAYSPAPVVTPEIQRRILDEVIHPTIAGMASDGVPYTGFLYAGLMITPAGEPKVLEFNCRMGDPETQPILMRLRGDLAEMCLAGVEGNLAGLDPEWDPRFALGVVMAAAGYPGKVRTGDVIEGLPAEERDDLKVFHAGTRLVDGKVVTAGGRVLCVTALGGTVAEARRKAYAWVERIHWPGVQYRRDIGWRALNR; via the coding sequence TTGAAAATACTGATCGTCGGCAGCGGCGGCCGTGAGCACGCCCTGGCCTGGAAGATGGCCCGCTCCACCGGGGTGAAGCGGGTCTATGTGGCGCCGGGCAATGCCGGCACCGCCCTGGAGCCCAACATCGACAACGTAGCCATCGGCGCCACCGATCTGCCTGATTTGGCCGATTTCGCCGCCTCCGAGGGCATCGATCTCACCGTCGTCGGCCCCGAGGCGCCGCTGGTGGCCGGGATCGTCGACGTGTTCCGCCAGCGGGGGTTGCGCTGCTTCGGCCCGACCCGGGCGGCCGCCCGCCTCGAGGGCTCCAAGGCCTTCTGCAAGGACTTCATGCAGCGCCACGGCATTCCCACCGCCCGGTATGCGACTTTCACCGAGCCGGAGGCGGCCATCGCCCACATCCGTCGCTGTGGGGCGCCCATCGTGGTCAAGGCCGACGGTCTGGCCGCCGGCAAGGGAGTGGTGGTGGCCCGCAGCGAAGACGAGGCCATCGCCGCGGTGCGCGACATGATGGCCGCAGGTGTGTTCGGCGAGGCCGGCCGCCGGGTGGTGGTAGAGGAGTTCCTCGAAGGCGAGGAGGCCAGCTTCATGGTCATGGCCGACGGCGAGAACATCCTCACCCTGGCCACCTCCCAGGACCACAAGCCGCTGCTTGACGGCGACCGCGGCCCCAACACCGGCGGCATGGGGGCCTATTCGCCGGCGCCGGTCGTCACCCCGGAAATCCAGCGGCGCATCCTCGACGAGGTTATCCATCCCACCATCGCCGGCATGGCTAGCGATGGCGTGCCCTACACCGGCTTCCTCTACGCCGGGCTGATGATCACCCCCGCCGGTGAGCCCAAAGTGCTGGAGTTCAACTGCCGCATGGGCGACCCGGAAACCCAGCCGATCCTGATGCGGCTGCGCGGCGATCTGGCGGAAATGTGCCTGGCCGGGGTCGAAGGCAATCTGGCCGGCCTGGATCCCGAATGGGATCCCCGCTTCGCCCTCGGGGTGGTGATGGCGGCGGCGGGCTATCCCGGCAAGGTCCGCACCGGCGACGTCATCGAGGGCCTGCCCGCCGAGGAGCGCGATGACCTCAAGGTGTTCCACGCCGGCACCCGGCTGGTGGACGGCAAGGTGGTCACCGCCGGCGGCCGGGTGCTGTGCGTCACCGCCCTGGGAGGAACCGTTGCCGAGGCCCGGCGCAAGGCTTACGCCTGGGTGGAACGCATCCACTGGCCCGGCGTGCAGTACCGCCGGGACATCGGGTGGCGGGCGCTCAACCGCTGA
- a CDS encoding YMGG-like glycine zipper-containing protein, which produces MWQRKMIAGLVLGSFLMLTGACTTNPYTYQGGTTGAAIGAAAGALIDKHNRWRGAVIGGALGSALGALTTEIAARAAREAAMSNRPVAYQSTDGWQRVEAQPLGYDAKTRCHKVHERIWQGGRLVKDRIREVCEGEKFTPGY; this is translated from the coding sequence ATGTGGCAGCGTAAGATGATCGCCGGACTCGTGCTCGGCAGCTTTCTGATGCTGACCGGCGCCTGTACCACCAATCCCTACACCTATCAGGGCGGGACCACCGGAGCGGCCATCGGAGCGGCGGCCGGGGCCTTGATCGACAAACACAACCGCTGGCGCGGCGCTGTGATCGGCGGCGCCCTGGGAAGCGCTCTGGGGGCGCTCACCACCGAGATCGCCGCCCGTGCCGCCCGCGAGGCGGCGATGAGCAACCGGCCGGTGGCTTACCAGAGCACCGACGGCTGGCAGCGGGTCGAGGCCCAGCCGCTGGGCTACGACGCCAAGACCCGCTGCCACAAGGTCCACGAGCGGATTTGGCAGGGAGGGCGGTTGGTGAAGGACCGCATCCGCGAGGTCTGCGAAGGCGAAAAATTCACACCGGGATACTGA
- a CDS encoding GxxExxY protein: MDRCPVCRAHLTDPVCPRCGSDFTTAEQACRQARALMRQAVEQLQAGEPAQARHLLQRARQLDGADELGVWLAALLERPWQYAAPADARLQALAKGMWQAACRVRHALGPGLRTPVYRAALTLELANRSLPFRADVAVEAEYGGGRFSTPYRIDWLLDGRLAVILTEADNLPQCIRDLSAIVRLVGLEAGLWLHCGGAAVALGWVLPATIPEEKHVAA; the protein is encoded by the coding sequence ATGGACCGCTGTCCCGTCTGCCGCGCCCACCTCACCGATCCGGTCTGTCCCCGCTGTGGCAGCGATTTCACCACCGCCGAGCAGGCCTGCCGCCAGGCCCGGGCCCTGATGCGCCAGGCCGTGGAACAATTGCAGGCGGGGGAGCCGGCCCAGGCCCGCCACCTGCTGCAGCGGGCCAGACAGCTGGATGGCGCGGACGAACTGGGCGTCTGGCTGGCGGCATTGCTGGAGCGCCCCTGGCAGTATGCCGCCCCGGCGGACGCCCGCCTGCAGGCGTTGGCTAAGGGGATGTGGCAGGCTGCCTGCCGGGTGCGTCACGCACTGGGGCCGGGATTGCGAACGCCCGTGTACCGGGCGGCGCTGACCCTGGAGCTGGCCAACCGGTCGCTGCCCTTCCGCGCCGACGTGGCGGTGGAAGCCGAGTACGGCGGTGGGCGTTTTTCGACGCCTTACCGCATCGACTGGCTGCTCGACGGCCGCCTTGCCGTGATTCTCACGGAAGCCGATAATCTCCCCCAATGCATCCGTGATCTCAGCGCCATCGTCCGTCTCGTCGGCCTGGAGGCCGGCCTGTGGCTGCACTGCGGCGGCGCGGCGGTGGCACTGGGCTGGGTGCTTCCCGCAACGATACCGGAGGAGAAGCATGTGGCAGCGTAA
- a CDS encoding Hsp70 family protein, which produces MTDIIGIDLGTTNSEVAVLENGRPKVLTDAAGNALLPSVVGIDDQGRLLVGEPARNQHPLYPERTVKSVKRHMGSDTRFHLGGQDYTPQEISAILLRTLKQRAEDHLGRPVTRAVVTVPAYFNDAQRQATREAGEIAGLTVERLLNEPTAAALVYESDLDRPRQVLVYDLGGGTFDVSIVRIQHGVVEVIASHGDNRLGGDDFDRELVELLAERIQQESGVDVRNDRRIMVRLLRVAVTAKHALSERPFVAIREEFLFERDGTPWHLHTEVARDEYEALIAPYLDRTLEAVHTVLKSAGLGSGDIEEVLLVGGATRTPLVSERLEAVLGQTPKATVDPDLCVAMGAAVQAGMLAGETVASVLVDVTPYTFGTGALGELDGRPHPNVFVPLIRKHTPLPASKSEVFYTVRDGQTRVDVRVYQGEDPEADNNTLVGEFSVEGLRGVADDPVVLRFDLDTDGILQVTATEKATGLEKSVRIERAVPPLDRRALGAARERVAGLLGETAARPYAQTLLARAERLLPQLEGENREDLETLSQALREALEAGDEQAVSRAEAALEDLLYYLES; this is translated from the coding sequence ATGACCGACATCATCGGCATCGACCTCGGCACCACCAATTCCGAGGTCGCGGTGCTGGAGAACGGCCGTCCCAAGGTGCTGACCGATGCGGCAGGAAACGCGCTGCTGCCTTCGGTGGTCGGCATCGATGACCAAGGCCGGCTCCTGGTGGGCGAGCCGGCCCGCAACCAGCATCCCCTCTATCCCGAGCGCACGGTCAAGTCTGTCAAGCGCCACATGGGCAGCGACACCCGCTTCCACCTTGGGGGACAGGACTATACGCCTCAGGAGATTTCCGCCATCCTGCTGCGGACCCTGAAACAGCGCGCCGAGGACCATCTGGGCCGGCCGGTGACCCGGGCGGTCGTCACCGTGCCGGCCTATTTCAACGACGCCCAGCGCCAGGCCACCCGCGAGGCCGGTGAGATCGCAGGGCTGACGGTGGAGCGGCTGCTCAACGAGCCCACCGCCGCCGCCCTGGTGTACGAAAGCGATCTCGATCGTCCCCGTCAGGTGCTGGTGTACGATCTCGGCGGCGGCACCTTCGACGTCTCCATCGTCCGTATCCAGCACGGTGTGGTGGAAGTGATCGCCAGCCACGGCGACAACCGCCTCGGCGGTGACGACTTCGACCGTGAGCTGGTGGAACTGCTGGCGGAACGGATCCAGCAGGAAAGCGGCGTGGACGTGCGCAACGATCGCAGGATCATGGTCCGCCTGCTGCGGGTGGCGGTGACGGCCAAGCACGCCCTCTCCGAGCGGCCGTTCGTGGCGATCCGCGAAGAATTCCTGTTCGAACGCGACGGCACCCCCTGGCACCTCCACACCGAAGTGGCCCGCGATGAATACGAGGCCCTCATCGCCCCCTACCTCGACCGCACCCTGGAGGCGGTCCACACCGTCCTCAAGAGCGCCGGGCTGGGCAGCGGCGACATCGAGGAAGTCCTGCTGGTCGGCGGCGCCACCCGCACCCCGCTGGTGAGCGAGCGCCTCGAGGCCGTCCTCGGTCAGACCCCGAAGGCCACCGTCGATCCGGACCTGTGCGTCGCCATGGGGGCGGCGGTGCAGGCCGGGATGCTCGCCGGGGAGACGGTGGCCTCGGTGCTGGTGGACGTCACCCCCTACACCTTCGGCACCGGCGCTCTGGGAGAGCTGGACGGCCGGCCGCATCCCAACGTGTTCGTGCCCCTGATCCGCAAGCACACGCCCCTGCCCGCCTCCAAGAGCGAGGTGTTCTACACCGTCCGCGACGGTCAAACCCGCGTGGATGTACGCGTCTATCAGGGGGAGGATCCGGAGGCCGACAACAACACTTTGGTGGGCGAGTTCAGCGTCGAGGGGCTGCGGGGGGTGGCCGACGATCCGGTGGTGCTGCGCTTCGATCTCGACACCGACGGCATCCTCCAGGTGACCGCCACGGAGAAAGCCACCGGCCTGGAGAAAAGCGTCCGCATCGAACGCGCCGTGCCACCGCTGGACCGTCGGGCGCTCGGCGCTGCCCGCGAGCGCGTCGCCGGCCTGCTGGGGGAAACGGCTGCAAGACCCTACGCGCAAACATTGCTCGCCCGCGCCGAACGGCTGTTGCCCCAGCTCGAGGGGGAAAACCGTGAAGACCTGGAAACCCTCAGCCAGGCGCTGCGCGAGGCGCTGGAGGCCGGGGACGAACAGGCGGTTTCCCGGGCCGAAGCAGCCCTGGAAGACCTCCTCTATTACCTGGAGTCCTGA
- a CDS encoding nucleotide exchange factor GrpE, with translation MDRAELLAAFERLLEEQPEPPEAEVGLAQLLTEMAALRTEVRGERRQARQALTSLQQAVETLTRESARHEDEIARAQRRALEPLLREVLDWRDRFAAGVEALERWRPGWFRRWLLGKELERLLAIIAGQRLTLTRLDQALAGMDVHRLETLDRPFEPHCMRVAEVVHDAGRPAGEVVAEIRSGYRWGGEILRPAEVVVNRTEQE, from the coding sequence ATGGATAGGGCTGAACTGCTGGCGGCCTTCGAGCGTCTGCTCGAGGAGCAGCCCGAGCCGCCGGAAGCGGAAGTCGGCCTGGCCCAATTGTTGACCGAAATGGCGGCGCTGCGCACCGAGGTCCGCGGCGAACGCCGTCAGGCCAGACAGGCGCTCACCAGCCTGCAGCAGGCAGTGGAAACCCTGACGCGGGAAAGCGCCCGTCACGAGGATGAGATCGCCCGCGCCCAACGCCGCGCCCTCGAACCTCTGCTTCGGGAAGTGCTCGACTGGCGCGACCGTTTCGCCGCCGGGGTCGAGGCCCTGGAGCGCTGGCGTCCCGGCTGGTTCCGGCGCTGGCTGCTGGGAAAGGAACTCGAGCGACTGCTGGCCATCATAGCAGGACAGCGCCTGACGCTGACGCGCCTCGATCAGGCCCTGGCGGGCATGGACGTGCACCGCCTTGAAACCCTCGACCGGCCCTTCGAGCCCCATTGCATGCGGGTGGCGGAAGTGGTGCACGATGCCGGCCGCCCGGCGGGCGAAGTGGTGGCCGAGATCCGGTCCGGCTACCGCTGGGGCGGGGAAATCCTGCGGCCGGCGGAAGTCGTCGTCAACCGAACGGAACAGGAGTAA
- a CDS encoding J domain-containing protein, producing the protein MKPLDPYVVLQVGPEADDETIRRAYLDQVRRHPPERDPEIFRQIQWAYEQIRDERSRIHHRLFHVMEPEEIAAALPAGRPSLAQLRALLRDCAQVQDDG; encoded by the coding sequence ATGAAACCACTGGACCCTTATGTCGTGCTGCAGGTGGGGCCGGAGGCCGATGACGAAACCATCCGCCGCGCCTATTTGGATCAGGTGCGCCGGCATCCTCCCGAACGGGATCCCGAAATCTTCCGGCAGATCCAATGGGCCTACGAGCAGATCAGGGACGAACGCAGCCGCATCCACCACCGGCTGTTCCACGTGATGGAACCGGAGGAGATCGCCGCGGCGTTGCCAGCCGGTCGTCCTTCCCTGGCGCAACTGCGGGCGCTGTTGCGAGACTGCGCCCAGGTGCAGGACGATGGATAG
- a CDS encoding tetratricopeptide repeat protein encodes MDARRQVLLALAGDEVPPDSPLARHLPAARAALYAFCRGDDAAMEAALKQLPFRSPYRDLRWWLAALACQPREEHRAEAWLARIGPDSPFREPARLTPPFLKSLRPAETDDEALFRRPLARAREDDDPSWQNLLKQLLVHCPQCREDYERHFGPLDEADRLRLQALHLERYGDPREAFQTWVQLGKVYQTRGDRLEAAAVARHRAELARRHFGPGAEEIEQSLIPACQLDPGCRQSWQDLADYYRLRGDRQRRRRVLEAALEAFPDDDAFLTALAEAAFERGAYKKAIRLFGRVLARNPLDREARRRLFDAVVAQVGRQLAAGRSDLARKEVAAAEPLAETPKDRARWLALEGIIRQQAGLASAEIQFYRAREQVPAPWGDWLIALLQIRLGRPEAELQIQRKALKQAMDLAARQPPDKTQVLALLDEAAVVAAQHPEAVSRLFSVSGRYFRRALTLSWTWDELRDLGERLLTLECWQWLRDLVRRHPAWGEGDPRLVYCDLAAKSRGVPGNLDLIEVQRLVRASETAAVQGQDWLIPRIDALLAANPAPPVPAEVPVSVPAPQSPAEMLETARVWVMDWIKSVRSK; translated from the coding sequence ATGGATGCGCGGCGGCAGGTGCTGTTGGCCCTGGCCGGCGACGAGGTGCCGCCTGACTCGCCCCTGGCGCGGCATCTGCCGGCCGCCCGAGCCGCTCTCTATGCCTTCTGCCGGGGGGACGATGCGGCCATGGAGGCGGCGCTCAAGCAGCTTCCCTTTCGCTCTCCTTACCGGGACCTGCGTTGGTGGTTGGCGGCGCTGGCCTGTCAGCCCCGGGAGGAGCATCGGGCCGAAGCATGGCTGGCGCGCATCGGCCCGGATTCGCCTTTCCGGGAACCGGCCCGGCTGACGCCGCCATTCCTGAAATCCCTGCGCCCTGCGGAGACCGACGACGAGGCGCTGTTCCGCCGGCCACTGGCCCGCGCCCGGGAGGATGACGATCCGTCCTGGCAGAATCTGCTGAAGCAGCTGCTGGTCCACTGTCCCCAGTGCCGGGAAGATTACGAGCGCCATTTCGGCCCCCTGGACGAGGCGGACCGCCTGCGCCTGCAGGCTTTGCATCTGGAGCGTTACGGCGATCCCCGGGAAGCCTTCCAGACCTGGGTCCAGCTGGGCAAAGTCTATCAGACCCGAGGGGATCGCCTTGAGGCCGCGGCCGTGGCCCGGCACCGGGCCGAGCTGGCGCGGCGACATTTCGGACCGGGGGCCGAGGAGATCGAACAGAGTCTGATTCCGGCCTGCCAGCTGGATCCCGGATGCCGCCAAAGCTGGCAGGATCTGGCCGATTACTACCGCCTGCGCGGGGACCGGCAACGCCGCCGCCGGGTGCTGGAGGCGGCCCTGGAGGCATTCCCGGATGACGACGCCTTCCTGACCGCCCTGGCGGAGGCGGCCTTCGAGCGCGGTGCCTACAAGAAGGCCATCCGCCTGTTCGGCCGGGTTCTGGCCCGCAATCCTCTCGACCGCGAGGCGCGCCGCCGTCTGTTCGATGCCGTCGTCGCCCAGGTGGGCAGGCAGCTGGCGGCCGGCCGCAGCGATCTGGCGCGCAAGGAAGTGGCCGCCGCCGAACCTTTGGCCGAGACGCCCAAGGACCGCGCCCGCTGGCTGGCCCTGGAAGGCATCATCCGCCAACAGGCGGGACTGGCCTCGGCGGAAATCCAGTTTTACCGTGCCCGCGAGCAGGTACCGGCGCCCTGGGGGGACTGGCTCATCGCCCTGCTGCAGATCCGCCTGGGGCGGCCGGAAGCCGAACTCCAGATTCAGCGCAAGGCATTGAAGCAGGCGATGGACCTGGCCGCCCGGCAGCCGCCTGACAAGACCCAGGTGCTGGCTCTGCTTGATGAGGCGGCCGTGGTGGCGGCACAGCATCCGGAAGCCGTCTCGCGCCTGTTTTCAGTCAGCGGGCGCTACTTCAGGCGGGCGCTGACGCTGTCCTGGACCTGGGATGAACTGCGGGACTTGGGCGAACGTTTGCTGACCTTGGAGTGCTGGCAATGGCTGCGGGATCTGGTGCGCCGGCACCCGGCCTGGGGCGAAGGTGATCCCCGGCTGGTTTATTGCGATCTGGCGGCCAAGAGCCGCGGGGTTCCCGGCAATCTGGATCTCATCGAGGTGCAGCGCCTGGTGCGGGCATCGGAAACGGCGGCCGTCCAGGGACAGGATTGGCTGATCCCCCGCATCGACGCTTTGCTGGCGGCCAATCCCGCTCCGCCGGTGCCGGCGGAGGTGCCGGTTTCCGTGCCGGCCCCGCAGTCGCCTGCGGAAATGCTCGAAACCGCCCGTGTATGGGTGATGGACTGGATCAAAAGCGTGAGATCGAAATGA
- the gatB gene encoding Asp-tRNA(Asn)/Glu-tRNA(Gln) amidotransferase subunit GatB, whose translation MEWEPVIGLEIHVQLLTKSKIFSGASTAYGAEPNTQACALDLGMPGTLPVLNERAVRLAVRFGLAVEAEIARRSVFARKNYFYPDLPKGYQISQYELPVVGKGHLMIHLDGREKRIGITRAHLEEDAGKSLHEDFQGLTGIDLNRAGTPLLEIVSEPDLRSPQEAVAYMKKLHQLVVWLGISDGNMQEGSFRCDANVSVRPKGAAKFGTRTEIKNVNSFRFVERAIAYEIERQIEVLESGGTIVQETRLYDADKDETRPMRTKEEANDYRYFPDPDLLPLVISDDFIDEVRRELPELPEQRYHRFIDQYGLKPCDAEVLTATRGISDYYEQVVRESGVDPKLAANWVMVELSGALNKAGLDIVASPVSADRLAGLLKRVADNTISGKIAKQVFELMWETGKDADTLIDEKGLKQITDTGAIEKIIDEVIAANPKQVEQYRAGKDKLFGFFVGQVMKATGGKANPKQVNELLRKKLQEG comes from the coding sequence ATGGAATGGGAACCTGTCATCGGGCTGGAGATCCACGTCCAGCTCCTTACCAAATCCAAGATCTTCTCCGGGGCTTCCACCGCCTACGGGGCCGAGCCCAACACCCAGGCCTGCGCCCTGGACCTGGGGATGCCCGGTACCCTGCCGGTGCTCAACGAAAGGGCGGTGCGCCTGGCGGTCCGGTTCGGGTTGGCGGTGGAGGCGGAAATCGCCCGGAGGTCAGTGTTCGCGCGCAAGAACTACTTCTACCCCGACCTGCCCAAAGGCTATCAGATCAGCCAGTACGAGCTGCCGGTGGTGGGCAAGGGCCATCTGATGATCCATCTGGACGGCCGGGAAAAGCGCATCGGCATCACCCGCGCCCATCTGGAAGAAGACGCCGGCAAGTCCCTGCACGAGGATTTCCAGGGCCTGACCGGCATCGACCTCAACCGCGCCGGCACCCCGCTGCTGGAGATCGTCTCCGAGCCGGACCTGCGCTCGCCGCAAGAGGCGGTCGCCTACATGAAGAAGCTGCACCAGCTGGTGGTGTGGCTCGGCATCAGCGACGGCAACATGCAGGAAGGATCGTTCCGCTGTGACGCCAACGTCTCGGTGCGGCCGAAGGGGGCGGCGAAATTCGGCACCCGCACCGAAATCAAGAACGTCAACTCGTTCCGCTTCGTCGAGCGGGCGATTGCCTACGAGATCGAACGTCAGATCGAAGTGCTCGAATCGGGCGGCACCATCGTCCAGGAGACCCGTCTCTATGACGCCGACAAGGATGAAACCCGTCCCATGCGCACCAAGGAGGAAGCCAACGACTATCGTTACTTCCCTGACCCCGATCTTTTGCCCCTGGTCATCAGCGACGACTTCATCGACGAAGTGCGCCGGGAGCTGCCGGAGCTGCCGGAGCAGCGCTACCACCGCTTCATCGACCAGTACGGTCTCAAACCTTGCGATGCCGAGGTGCTCACCGCCACCCGCGGGATTTCCGACTACTATGAGCAGGTGGTCAGAGAATCGGGCGTCGATCCCAAACTGGCCGCCAACTGGGTCATGGTGGAGCTGTCCGGCGCCCTCAACAAGGCCGGCCTCGACATCGTGGCGAGCCCGGTGAGCGCCGACCGCCTCGCCGGTCTCCTCAAACGTGTCGCCGACAACACCATCTCCGGCAAGATTGCCAAGCAGGTGTTCGAGCTGATGTGGGAGACGGGCAAGGACGCCGATACTCTGATCGATGAGAAAGGCCTCAAACAGATCACCGATACCGGTGCCATCGAAAAGATCATCGACGAGGTGATCGCCGCCAATCCCAAACAGGTGGAACAGTACCGCGCCGGCAAGGACAAGCTGTTCGGCTTCTTCGTCGGCCAGGTGATGAAGGCCACCGGCGGCAAGGCCAATCCCAAACAGGTCAACGAACTGCTGCGGAAGAAGCTGCAGGAAGGCTGA
- the gatA gene encoding Asp-tRNA(Asn)/Glu-tRNA(Gln) amidotransferase subunit GatA yields MHTKTLAELAQGLKNKEFSSRELSGHFLARIERHQPQLNAFITVTAERALADAEAADARLAKGEGGPLTGIPLAQKDIFCTDGIRTSCGSRMLDNFPAPYDATVVRRLAEAGTVLLGKLNMDEFAMGSSNETSYYGPVRNPWNPERVPGGSSGGSAAAVAAGLVPAATGTDTGGSIRQPAAFCGITGLKPTYGRVSRWGMIAFASSLDQGGPMARSAEDCALLLQAMAGFDERDSTSVDAPVPDYAAALDLDLKGLKIGLPTQFFRDLDAKMARVLEAAVAEYRKLGAEFRDIDLPNIGLSVPAYYVIAPSECSSNLARYDGVRYGYRCEDPKDLEDLYLRTRAEGFGAEVKRRILIGTYALSAGYYDAYYLKAQKIRRLIADDFKRAFEEVDLILGPTTPTPAFRLGEKTGDPLSMYLSDIYTIAVNLAGLPGISLPAGFIDGLPVGMQLIGAYFDEARLLGAAHRYQQVTDWHRRLPEAFA; encoded by the coding sequence ATGCACACCAAAACCCTGGCCGAACTGGCCCAAGGACTGAAAAACAAGGAATTTTCCAGCCGTGAGCTGAGCGGGCATTTTCTCGCCCGCATTGAGCGCCACCAGCCGCAGCTCAACGCCTTCATCACCGTCACCGCCGAGCGGGCTCTCGCCGATGCGGAGGCCGCCGACGCCAGGCTGGCCAAAGGCGAGGGCGGGCCGCTCACCGGCATCCCCCTGGCGCAGAAGGATATCTTCTGCACCGACGGCATCCGCACCAGCTGCGGCTCCAGGATGCTCGACAATTTCCCCGCCCCCTACGATGCCACCGTGGTGCGGCGGCTGGCCGAGGCCGGCACCGTGCTACTGGGCAAGCTCAACATGGACGAGTTCGCCATGGGCTCGTCCAACGAGACCAGCTATTACGGCCCGGTGCGGAACCCCTGGAATCCGGAGCGGGTGCCCGGCGGTTCCTCCGGCGGCTCGGCGGCGGCGGTGGCGGCAGGTCTGGTGCCGGCGGCCACCGGCACCGACACCGGCGGTTCCATCCGCCAGCCGGCGGCCTTCTGCGGCATCACCGGGCTCAAGCCCACCTACGGGCGGGTGTCGCGCTGGGGGATGATCGCCTTCGCCTCCAGTCTCGACCAGGGCGGTCCCATGGCCCGCAGCGCCGAGGACTGCGCCCTGCTGCTGCAGGCTATGGCCGGCTTCGACGAACGTGACTCCACCAGCGTGGACGCGCCGGTGCCCGACTACGCCGCCGCCCTCGACCTGGACCTGAAGGGTCTGAAAATCGGCCTGCCGACCCAGTTCTTCCGGGATCTCGATGCCAAAATGGCCCGGGTGCTGGAGGCGGCCGTCGCCGAATACCGAAAACTGGGGGCCGAGTTCCGGGACATCGATCTGCCCAACATCGGCCTGTCGGTGCCGGCCTACTACGTCATCGCCCCGTCGGAGTGCTCCTCCAACCTGGCCCGTTACGACGGGGTGCGCTACGGCTACCGCTGCGAAGATCCCAAGGATCTCGAGGACCTTTACCTGCGCACCCGCGCCGAAGGTTTCGGCGCCGAGGTCAAGCGCCGCATCCTCATCGGCACCTACGCCCTGTCGGCCGGTTACTACGACGCCTATTACCTCAAGGCCCAGAAGATCCGCCGCCTGATCGCCGACGACTTCAAGCGCGCCTTCGAGGAAGTGGACCTGATCCTCGGGCCCACCACCCCCACCCCGGCCTTCCGTCTCGGGGAGAAAACCGGCGACCCCTTGTCCATGTATCTGTCGGACATCTACACCATCGCCGTCAACCTCGCCGGGCTGCCGGGGATATCGCTGCCGGCCGGTTTCATCGACGGCCTGCCGGTGGGCATGCAGCTGATCGGCGCCTATTTCGACGAGGCCCGCCTGCTCGGCGCCGCCCACCGTTATCAACAGGTGACCGACTGGCACCGGCGCCTGCCGGAAGCCTTCGCCTGA
- the gatC gene encoding Asp-tRNA(Asn)/Glu-tRNA(Gln) amidotransferase subunit GatC — protein sequence MSLSIEEVKQIAWLARIGIDDGAAAKYAHDLSGILDFVAQMNAVDTESVEPMAHPLDLPQRLRPDEVTEPNQREKFQAVAPAVANGLYLVPKVID from the coding sequence ATGTCCCTTTCCATCGAAGAAGTCAAGCAGATCGCCTGGCTGGCCCGCATCGGCATCGACGACGGGGCCGCCGCCAAGTACGCCCACGACCTGTCCGGAATCCTGGACTTCGTCGCCCAGATGAACGCCGTCGATACCGAATCCGTCGAGCCCATGGCCCATCCCCTCGACCTGCCGCAGCGGCTGCGGCCCGATGAGGTCACAGAACCGAACCAGCGGGAAAAGTTCCAGGCTGTCGCCCCGGCGGTGGCAAACGGCCTGTATCTGGTGCCCAAAGTCATCGACTGA